In Streptomyces sclerotialus, the DNA window TCGCCCGGGATCGGCGTGGCTGCCTGCCTGGCACGACAGTGGGACTCGCGGTGTCCCGCAAACCTACGAGTGTCACTCATTGTAAGCCTACGGGTACGGACAGTGGCTAGGGGTCTGCACTGCCAAATCGGCGCCGGTTACGCTGCGTTGGCATCTGCAGTTGCCGCGAGCTCGTGCAGTGCCTCTCCAGTGAGCCGGAAGACGGTCCATTCGTCCATGGGCTGAGCACCGATCGACTTGTATATACCGATGGACGGTTCATTCCAATCCAGGACTGACCATTCAAAACGTCCGTATCCACGGTGGACGCATATCTGCGCCAAGGTCGAGAGCAGTGCCTTGCCGTGGCCGCCGCCGCGGTACTCGGGGCGAACGTACAGGTCCTCCAGATAGACACCGTGCGTGCCCGTCCAGGTGGAGAAGTTCCGGAACCACAGGGCAAAGCCCACGGGCGCCCCGGACTCCTCCGCGATCAGTCCGAAGACGGCCGGATGGTCGCCGAACAGGGCGTCGCGCAGCTGCTCTTCGGTGGCCTTCGCGGACTCCGGCTCGCGCTCGTACTCCGCGAGCTCGCGGATCATGGCGTGGATGGCGGGGACGTCGTCGGGCGTCGCGTTGCGGATCATGCCGTGAAGGCTAGCCGTACCCACTGACAGCCGGCCGCGGCGAAGGGCCCCGGCGGGC includes these proteins:
- a CDS encoding GNAT family N-acetyltransferase, whose translation is MIRNATPDDVPAIHAMIRELAEYEREPESAKATEEQLRDALFGDHPAVFGLIAEESGAPVGFALWFRNFSTWTGTHGVYLEDLYVRPEYRGGGHGKALLSTLAQICVHRGYGRFEWSVLDWNEPSIGIYKSIGAQPMDEWTVFRLTGEALHELAATADANAA